Proteins encoded within one genomic window of Panicum virgatum strain AP13 chromosome 1N, P.virgatum_v5, whole genome shotgun sequence:
- the LOC120655114 gene encoding protein CYTOKININ-RESPONSIVE GATA TRANSCRIPTION FACTOR 1-like — protein sequence MSTIYMSQLSTLPLMEREQDQGLFPAFHVTKDPPILFPFMINNPVDQLQGQSSYGDQRLRHQVLAESTHQQFTDRMMMMSGGSDVFPRPSPFRPTIQSIDGDMIQRSAYDPYDIENKRAVDGSISGWAAAAAPPAKMKIMRKAMASEYPEGGAARKPRRRAQAHQDESQQLQQQAAMGVVRVCSDCNTTKTPLWRSGPCGPKSLCNACGIRQRKARRAMAAAAGASNGGAPQVASVAAQAKPAAKKEKRADVDQSLPFKKRCKMVAVDHAVTAAKETPTVAAPSNRDQDLDHVSSDKVVSLQSKVVATPDPPAMSFHAFPADEITDAAMLLMTLSCGLVRS from the exons ATGTCTACCATCTACATGAGCCAACTGTCTACTCTCCCTCTAATGGAGCGAGAGCAGGATCAGGGGCTCTTTCCGGCCTTCCATGTCACGAAGGACCCACCTATCTTATTCCCGTTCATGATCAACAACCCTGTGGATCAGCTCCAAGGGCAAAGTAGCTATGGAGATCAACGCTTGAGGCATCAAGTTTTGGCTGAATCTACTCATCAACAG TTCACTGAtcgcatgatgatgatgagcggAGGATCAGACGTCTTCCCTAGGCCATCACCGTTCCGGCCGACTATTCAAAGCATCGATGGTGACATGATCCAGCGGTCCGCGTATGATCCATACGATATCGAGAACAAGCGTGCCGTCGATGGATCGATCAGTGgctgggcagcggcggcggcaccgccggCGAAGATGAAGATCATGAGGAAGGCGATGGCGAGTGAGTATCCCGAGGGCGGGGCAGCGAGAAAGCCAAGGAGAAGAGCCCAAGCACACCAGGATGAGagccagcagctgcagcagcaggctGCTATGGGTGTCGTTAGGGTGTGCTCCGACTGCAACACCACCAAGACCCCCTTGTGGAGGAGTGGTCCTTGTGGCCCCAAG TCTCTTTGCAACGCATGCGGCATAAGGCAAAGGAAGGCGCGTCGGGcgatggcggccgccgccggtgccagcAACGGAGGCGCTCCACAGGTGGCCAGTGTCGCCGCACAGGCAAAGCCGGCggccaagaaggagaagagggcgGACGTCGACCAGTCGCTGCCGTTCAAGAAACGGTGCAAGATGGTTGCCGTGGATCACGCTGTCACGGCGGCCAAGGAGACGCCGACAGTCGCTGCTCCGTCCAACCGGGATCAGGATCTGGATCACGTCTCCAGTGACAAGGTTGTGAGTCTGCAGAGCAAGGTCGTCGCCACTCCTGATCCGCCGGCGATGTCGTTCCACGCCTTCCCCGCCGACGAGATCACCGACGCCGCCATGCTGCTCATGACACTGTCCTGTGGGCTCGTCCGCAGCTAG